The stretch of DNA gtaaaaagcagttcagaaatgctcatagCATGCTAATTACTGTTAGAATTattagttacaatttaaaagtggactgaaatctccaaaacaaatgtgaaagcagaattaaagttagttgatCGTGGTCTAATTTGTTATATGTTGTCTTATGTTATAtaagacattgcaaaaaccttataattatttcaatagaaagtaattacatgaaaatgcttcagttgaaaagattaaaaatgaacaaattatttttctttgtctaataacacTTGATTCctcaaatagaaaaatttacctccattactgcttgtgataagctaacgagtttggatacagtgcgagccagcaagccagaaatccctGATCCCAATAACTGCAAACTACCTAAGGAACTGTAGGCTAACTGCAGCGCTAGCTAGGCtagccaatgtgtaatttaggctaaccgTAATAGCTTACATGACTCCTATGACTTGGAGCCATGTGAAGCAAGCAAGCaacaagcaagaaatcccttatcccattataagggcaaaccgcaagctacctaaggtaactgtaggccaaccggtgtgacgtttaggctaaccagagtggctCGCTGTCTCGCAGAGTATTCggaatggttgcagttttgctgggattttaTAAAACcccccaggaatgatgaaatagctttgcaacatttttttttccttgcttaaagcagtgcaagaattttttttctagttcatttgtgctgcatgcaatttttttcttctaacaAGTGCTtccaggaaattttttttcaaaatcacccccaccccccccccccctcaaaagTTAAATGTTCGGCCCCttaggcttttgtacattatgcttttGTTTCCCCACTAAAATGCTCCACCTTAATGCTCCAATTCTCCCAATAAAATGCTCGGTCGTCCcaaaaaaagtcattaaaatTCTCCGATAATGCTTTAACATGGTGTTAACTGTTAACACTTAAAAAAACGTACAAGTGTTGCAAGTAACAACAACTTATACATGTTCATAAATACAGCCAAAAAAGCAAAATCTTCGAAATCATCTACGAGGCTAAGAACAGAGAGTAGTTGACTACCCCTAGAAAGTTGAGTTTCAGTCTTcattttctcaaagaaaaataatttcttttttagtttttcgaaaaaaaaaaagttttttccaggaaaatgccactaaaatgctcgaataATGCTCAATGCTTTTGcttcactaaaatgctcgaaaaaatgctagcataatgtacaaaagcctagCAATGATTTTAAATAAATCATTGTTGCATTACATCAATCATTTTGTCTCAATCAATACGCATATTTTATAACCTAGAGTGATTTTATTTACAccatgaaacaacaacaattacagCATATTACTTAAACTCCTTaagggctaaacttcagaatacccggccacgattgTGTGACATTAAATGGCTGCTCCTGTAGTCCCGCAGtcaataaatatttgcatatagAAACAAAAGATAAATGCTTGAgaagcatcctaaacattcatattAGCtagccttaggcctaaaaacgtttctttaggcctaattaggcctaatttttTCCACTGTGGAACTGCGGGAGCACTAGTTCTAGACCCATTTAATATTCTTtatttttccactgcgggagcgATATTTTCACTAGCCTTACGTTCAATGGGccataaaatatatttattttaatttaatgatTATAACATGACCGCGGGACTACGGGAGCAAGCGTTCCACATacattatttctttttgtttaacccattgactcctaagtGTACTTGAGACTTTAATAGAGTTTACTCTGTCTTATGCCActgagacgattttacttgtcaatggagtcaatgggttagcaACCCCGAAATCCAGTCAAAAGCTATGTCCCCTTTAAAAGTATCATCGGTTGTGaaaaaatgtaatgtaatgaaAGTTAGTTactctttgtttcctttgtcaCAAAAGTTTGTGTTTTCATTATCTGTGTTGTAAGAGTCTCCTAGCTCAGTATAATCCTCAGCAGATGCAGAACCTACATTACAAGAAAGAGAACTTTCACttgttttacatgtatgttctGTAATAGTTTCGCCAATGTTTCTTTCCATTGTGTTATTCATATCTTTTGGTGAATTTTCCAGACCACCATCCAAATGAAACTGCAATGAAGCAACTCTACTGTAAAATCCATCTTCATCTTTTGCATTCATTGAACACAAATACAATGCATTCACAGGTTCTTCTCCAAACTTAAAATCAACACAGTTTGAATAACTCTCAACTGGTATACTTTTTATCCCCTTCTTTCGCAAGTTTGGACTTCGGCTTAATTTCATGACTGTTAAATGAGGTTTAAAGTCTCGGGAATCTGTCGAGGGCATTCCTTCCTTTTCAAACATCTCCCTTACAATATTTGCAACTGACATCAGAGCTGCAAATTCTTCTTCACCACCAAGTTTCACAAAAAGGACTTGATGCCTAAAGTGATCAAGCCCTGAATAAATCAACCTAAGGGCACCATTTTGTAAAATAGGTTCAAGACTTGTTCTGCACTGATTCAAGACTTCCGCTGCTTTTTCTATTTGTCTTTCATCCTCAAGATGCACGACCAAAAGTGTTAAATGCAGAGTCGCAAGAGGAATAAGAGCAGGTTTAAATTTTTCATTGTGTGTGACAATTGAGTCTTGAACGATCTTAACACCGGAGTGTATATCAGGATTTGACACACGAACTGCCACAAAATAGTTTGGTATAATCCTCTTGGGTTTCTTTTTGTGCTTAGATGAAGGAGTATcagttttattcaaatttttacCTCCTGCATCagcgtcatcgtcatcatcatcatcatcatcaccagaAATACCACTGACATTCCTattccattttctcttttccttctttctttgttttgaggTTTGTCTTATTTTTGGCACTGTGTGCCTTGCAGCACCCTTGCACTGCAAATTCTCATCAAAAAGATTTTCTAATCCAAAAGAATCATTGTTACCAAGTACTGGCTCTTTCATGTCATTATCTCCAATTTTGCCCATTTGCAACTCCATTCTTTTCTCGTCCATACCTTGCAGGCTTTCATTAAATAGTGTTCCTAACCCAAGAGAATCACTGTCAATGCCAACCTTCTCATCGACCCTAAATGTACTTTCATTAGAAATCAAATCAAGATCACTGTCACAATTCACCATGGTAACCGCCTGACAATGTACTCCAGATGACTCCCCAGAAAGTTGATCTGTTACAGGATGGTCATTCTTCACTTCACAGGTAGTGATTTCACCACTACTCCTCGAGGTAATCAGGCTGTCAGGGCTAAGATTCTTTGATTCACCAGACGGCAGCCCATTGTAATCTGAAGGAAGGCAACTTTGATTAAGAAAGACACCTATCGGTTCTTTCATTATGGATGTGGACTCCAACGTTTGAATATCATCACTATGTTCAACCgatattttctctgttttctccATAACTGGCAGCCTTTTGCCCAAAGGTGACAAAATCGAGTTCACTGAGTTGAAGGCTGCCCCTTTCTC from Montipora capricornis isolate CH-2021 chromosome 9, ASM3666992v2, whole genome shotgun sequence encodes:
- the LOC138015950 gene encoding uncharacterized protein, whose protein sequence is MLFPCCLLHLRVIHHARLCSWCQRIPPFQPEFVRSLFVYFRTLRVKRADILANHSFSQYLFSYRNPEEKGAAFNSVNSILSPLGKRLPVMEKTEKISVEHSDDIQTLESTSIMKEPIGVFLNQSCLPSDYNGLPSGESKNLSPDSLITSRSSGEITTCEVKNDHPVTDQLSGESSGVHCQAVTMVNCDSDLDLISNESTFRVDEKVGIDSDSLGLGTLFNESLQGMDEKRMELQMGKIGDNDMKEPVLGNNDSFGLENLFDENLQCKGAARHTVPKIRQTSKQRKKEKRKWNRNVSGISGDDDDDDDDDADAGGKNLNKTDTPSSKHKKKPKRIIPNYFVAVRVSNPDIHSGVKIVQDSIVTHNEKFKPALIPLATLHLTLLVVHLEDERQIEKAAEVLNQCRTSLEPILQNGALRLIYSGLDHFRHQVLFVKLGGEEEFAALMSVANIVREMFEKEGMPSTDSRDFKPHLTVMKLSRSPNLRKKGIKSIPVESYSNCVDFKFGEEPVNALYLCSMNAKDEDGFYSRVASLQFHLDGGLENSPKDMNNTMERNIGETITEHTCKTSESSLSCNVGSASAEDYTELGDSYNTDNENTNFCDKGNKE